One window from the genome of Mastacembelus armatus chromosome 18, fMasArm1.2, whole genome shotgun sequence encodes:
- the hacd4 gene encoding very-long-chain (3R)-3-hydroxyacyl-CoA dehydratase 4 isoform X3 — MSTSYSLQSQSVIIGLRKHYNEQTGIMNCSSSLQRKEQKKENFCGHTWILANNIARFLTFGQDALADTFYSVGFVMSLCQLLSILELFHIADGIEKARLLPRFVQVMEKNLLLILVIMLEEIQSKPVVYVQFFLWNILDLLRYPHELLCVMQTPTITMMWTRYTLWIPLYILSAINEGVTIYQALPYTEPVASHSSSPVSTHTLLPSVLMSCLPILVLGLFVQK; from the exons ACAGGAATTATGAACTGCTCCTCTTCTCTGCAACGGAAAGAGCAAAAGAAGGAGAAT TTCTGTGGACACACATGGATACTGGCCAATAACATAGCCAGGTTTCTCACATTTGGCCAAG ATGCCTTAGCAGACACATTCTACTCTGTTGGGTTTGTGATGAGTCTCTGCCAGCTGCTCTCCATCCTGGAGCTCTTCCACATCGCAGACGGGATTGAGAAAGCCAGGCTCCTTCCTCGCTTTGTGCAA GTAATGGAGAAGAACCTCCTGCTGATCTTGGTCATCATGTTGGAAGAGATCCAGAGTAAACCAGTTGTTTATGTCCAGTTCTTCCTGTGGAACATTCTGGACCTTTTACG GTACCCTCATGAGCTGCTGTGTGTTATGCAGACACCCACGATCACCATGATGTGGACTCGCTACACACTCTGGATCCCCTTATACATCCTGTCAGCCATCAATGAAG GTGTCACTATATACCAGGCCCTGCCGTACACCGAGCCAGTAGCATCCCACTCTTCCTCACCTGTGTCCACACACACGCTCCTGCCCTCTGTCCTGATGAGCTGCCTGCCCATCCTTGTGCTTG GGCTCTTTGTCCAGAAGTAG
- the hacd4 gene encoding very-long-chain (3R)-3-hydroxyacyl-CoA dehydratase 4 isoform X1 has product MSTSYSLQSQSVIIGLRKHYNEQTGIMNCSSSLQRKEQKKENFCGHTWILANNIARFLTFGQDALADTFYSVGFVMSLCQLLSILELFHIADGIEKARLLPRFVQVMEKNLLLILVIMLEEIQSKPVVYVQFFLWNILDLLRYPHELLCVMQTPTITMMWTRYTLWIPLYILSAINEGVTIYQALPYTEPVASHSSSPVSTHTLLPSVLMSCLPILVLGASVTVWQLLKERQHHLEKWNKKMKRK; this is encoded by the exons ACAGGAATTATGAACTGCTCCTCTTCTCTGCAACGGAAAGAGCAAAAGAAGGAGAAT TTCTGTGGACACACATGGATACTGGCCAATAACATAGCCAGGTTTCTCACATTTGGCCAAG ATGCCTTAGCAGACACATTCTACTCTGTTGGGTTTGTGATGAGTCTCTGCCAGCTGCTCTCCATCCTGGAGCTCTTCCACATCGCAGACGGGATTGAGAAAGCCAGGCTCCTTCCTCGCTTTGTGCAA GTAATGGAGAAGAACCTCCTGCTGATCTTGGTCATCATGTTGGAAGAGATCCAGAGTAAACCAGTTGTTTATGTCCAGTTCTTCCTGTGGAACATTCTGGACCTTTTACG GTACCCTCATGAGCTGCTGTGTGTTATGCAGACACCCACGATCACCATGATGTGGACTCGCTACACACTCTGGATCCCCTTATACATCCTGTCAGCCATCAATGAAG GTGTCACTATATACCAGGCCCTGCCGTACACCGAGCCAGTAGCATCCCACTCTTCCTCACCTGTGTCCACACACACGCTCCTGCCCTCTGTCCTGATGAGCTGCCTGCCCATCCTTGTGCTTG gagCCTCTGTAACAGTCTGGCAGCTACTGAAGGAGAGACAACACCACCTGGAGAAATggaacaagaaaatgaaaaggaaatga
- the hacd4 gene encoding very-long-chain (3R)-3-hydroxyacyl-CoA dehydratase 4 isoform X2, producing the protein MSTSYSLQSQSVIIGLRKHYNEQFCGHTWILANNIARFLTFGQDALADTFYSVGFVMSLCQLLSILELFHIADGIEKARLLPRFVQVMEKNLLLILVIMLEEIQSKPVVYVQFFLWNILDLLRYPHELLCVMQTPTITMMWTRYTLWIPLYILSAINEGVTIYQALPYTEPVASHSSSPVSTHTLLPSVLMSCLPILVLGASVTVWQLLKERQHHLEKWNKKMKRK; encoded by the exons TTCTGTGGACACACATGGATACTGGCCAATAACATAGCCAGGTTTCTCACATTTGGCCAAG ATGCCTTAGCAGACACATTCTACTCTGTTGGGTTTGTGATGAGTCTCTGCCAGCTGCTCTCCATCCTGGAGCTCTTCCACATCGCAGACGGGATTGAGAAAGCCAGGCTCCTTCCTCGCTTTGTGCAA GTAATGGAGAAGAACCTCCTGCTGATCTTGGTCATCATGTTGGAAGAGATCCAGAGTAAACCAGTTGTTTATGTCCAGTTCTTCCTGTGGAACATTCTGGACCTTTTACG GTACCCTCATGAGCTGCTGTGTGTTATGCAGACACCCACGATCACCATGATGTGGACTCGCTACACACTCTGGATCCCCTTATACATCCTGTCAGCCATCAATGAAG GTGTCACTATATACCAGGCCCTGCCGTACACCGAGCCAGTAGCATCCCACTCTTCCTCACCTGTGTCCACACACACGCTCCTGCCCTCTGTCCTGATGAGCTGCCTGCCCATCCTTGTGCTTG gagCCTCTGTAACAGTCTGGCAGCTACTGAAGGAGAGACAACACCACCTGGAGAAATggaacaagaaaatgaaaaggaaatga
- the hacd4 gene encoding very-long-chain (3R)-3-hydroxyacyl-CoA dehydratase 4 isoform X4: protein MSRLSFRLTYIFCYNLFQFCGHTWILANNIARFLTFGQDALADTFYSVGFVMSLCQLLSILELFHIADGIEKARLLPRFVQVMEKNLLLILVIMLEEIQSKPVVYVQFFLWNILDLLRYPHELLCVMQTPTITMMWTRYTLWIPLYILSAINEGVTIYQALPYTEPVASHSSSPVSTHTLLPSVLMSCLPILVLGASVTVWQLLKERQHHLEKWNKKMKRK, encoded by the exons GCTCAGCTTCAGGCTCACCTACATTTTCTGTTATAATCTGTTCCAGTTCTGTGGACACACATGGATACTGGCCAATAACATAGCCAGGTTTCTCACATTTGGCCAAG ATGCCTTAGCAGACACATTCTACTCTGTTGGGTTTGTGATGAGTCTCTGCCAGCTGCTCTCCATCCTGGAGCTCTTCCACATCGCAGACGGGATTGAGAAAGCCAGGCTCCTTCCTCGCTTTGTGCAA GTAATGGAGAAGAACCTCCTGCTGATCTTGGTCATCATGTTGGAAGAGATCCAGAGTAAACCAGTTGTTTATGTCCAGTTCTTCCTGTGGAACATTCTGGACCTTTTACG GTACCCTCATGAGCTGCTGTGTGTTATGCAGACACCCACGATCACCATGATGTGGACTCGCTACACACTCTGGATCCCCTTATACATCCTGTCAGCCATCAATGAAG GTGTCACTATATACCAGGCCCTGCCGTACACCGAGCCAGTAGCATCCCACTCTTCCTCACCTGTGTCCACACACACGCTCCTGCCCTCTGTCCTGATGAGCTGCCTGCCCATCCTTGTGCTTG gagCCTCTGTAACAGTCTGGCAGCTACTGAAGGAGAGACAACACCACCTGGAGAAATggaacaagaaaatgaaaaggaaatga
- the hacd4 gene encoding very-long-chain (3R)-3-hydroxyacyl-CoA dehydratase 4 isoform X5 codes for MLSFRLTYIFCYNLFQFCGHTWILANNIARFLTFGQDALADTFYSVGFVMSLCQLLSILELFHIADGIEKARLLPRFVQVMEKNLLLILVIMLEEIQSKPVVYVQFFLWNILDLLRYPHELLCVMQTPTITMMWTRYTLWIPLYILSAINEGVTIYQALPYTEPVASHSSSPVSTHTLLPSVLMSCLPILVLGASVTVWQLLKERQHHLEKWNKKMKRK; via the exons AT GCTCAGCTTCAGGCTCACCTACATTTTCTGTTATAATCTGTTCCAGTTCTGTGGACACACATGGATACTGGCCAATAACATAGCCAGGTTTCTCACATTTGGCCAAG ATGCCTTAGCAGACACATTCTACTCTGTTGGGTTTGTGATGAGTCTCTGCCAGCTGCTCTCCATCCTGGAGCTCTTCCACATCGCAGACGGGATTGAGAAAGCCAGGCTCCTTCCTCGCTTTGTGCAA GTAATGGAGAAGAACCTCCTGCTGATCTTGGTCATCATGTTGGAAGAGATCCAGAGTAAACCAGTTGTTTATGTCCAGTTCTTCCTGTGGAACATTCTGGACCTTTTACG GTACCCTCATGAGCTGCTGTGTGTTATGCAGACACCCACGATCACCATGATGTGGACTCGCTACACACTCTGGATCCCCTTATACATCCTGTCAGCCATCAATGAAG GTGTCACTATATACCAGGCCCTGCCGTACACCGAGCCAGTAGCATCCCACTCTTCCTCACCTGTGTCCACACACACGCTCCTGCCCTCTGTCCTGATGAGCTGCCTGCCCATCCTTGTGCTTG gagCCTCTGTAACAGTCTGGCAGCTACTGAAGGAGAGACAACACCACCTGGAGAAATggaacaagaaaatgaaaaggaaatga